aatcaaCATTGAGGGGAGGGGCATTTAAAAAGGACAAGGGGCAGCTGAAAGTCCTCCGATGAATCTTCAACAtacccttaaagtttcaacttaatgctttCAGCTGACCCTTAATTATTGCTGATAATATTGCAGTAAAACTCCTGCTGATGATGTAAAACTTCGAATATTGCAGTAAAACtcctgctgatgatgaacactgtatatgtgttcgaaatatccaggtaaatattttttatgtatattcactgtcaattaaaaggtttcatccctattttgaactgttttactttcgcctattaaaaaaaaaaaaaaaaaccttttattttttaataatgggcaacttgcaGAACTTGCAGCACTAACCCCGGGATCTCTGGGGGGTTATGTCAACCCCAGAGGCAAATTTACTTTatcttttgaatatttgaacgaaatggctataactttcaattttcaatcaaatgaacccccaTCCGACGTTAATATGATCTCCCCTTCTATATGAAGcggctctgaaaaaaaaaatacatagtcTCTCAAAAATAAGAATGCATTGAACAGACAGCGCTCTTCACTATAAACAATGCTAGAGCGTTGTCTCTTTTCATTGACTTGCTTTATGCTCATgcccatttttattttttttttttacctggaaCAGGAATCTGGCTATCAGCTTGTGAGTGTATGAACAAGGATTTTTTTGCTCCCTGTCCAAATGGTCCAAAGGATTTTTTTGCTCCCTGTCCAAATGGtccaaaggattttttttgctCCCTGTCCAAATGGTCCAAAGGATTTTTTTGCTCCCTGTCCAAAtggtcaaaattattttttttgctccctGTCCAAATGGtccaaaggattttttttgctgcctgtccaaattttgattgcacTCCCCTCTAGAAGAATTGTGGTTCAACAATGCTCTTTCTTTATCTCCCCCTTTTAATCGTATgataaatatcaattttaactTGCAGATGTAGCCATCGACGATTTTTATGcttagaagatttttttttctggaatatccagatttttatgtaatttcagaATCTTCATTGccttaattttagatttttcccCTTGTGAATTGTATTCTATTTTAGTGACTGAACAGGCATTTTAGTGACTTGACCAGGCAATTTTTGTATCTGTAACCCCCATTACTGAACGATTGGAAATTGACTTGCAGTTCCGACAATAAACCAAAGGATGGTTCTAAAAGGAACTAAACTTGAACTTGATAGTcgtttttccaagaatttcgaaATTATATTAAAGCTTACTGAAGGAAAGTGTTGgctacaatttttttatatcctaTTAATGAGAAATAGCTGAcagaattaaataatttaagctaaaaaattgttgaaaaagaatTTCACTGGAAGTTCATAAAATTTTCTGGGATGACAGTTTGGAAATAATGTTCATTTTTCAGAAATCctgtaaaataattttgatcacCCTCCTTGAATTTTGCCTATAGATGTGCTAATGTTTTCATTATTGTGTGCCAGCACActtttgtctgtgtgtggggGAGGGATACACTTCGTAATATAGTCATCTACATTTTCTTGTGGCGCCTACATAGTAAATGAAATAGAGTGAATATATCAATTCTAGATCTATACTTGGCCTTGGAAACTATGATGTGAATGTGATGATGAAAGCAGTGCAGGTGATGGGGCATGAAGCAGTTTGGTTTGATAAAAGATTACACCCAAGCGTCCTTGTGTTGAAACATGTAGTTGGTATCATTTTGAACATGACTACATCAAGCTATATTCCTCCATTCCACAGGAAGCATTGGATAGCTATAAGGTattatttatgataattttattcattacAAGAGATGGAATATTTTCAATGTCAAAACTGCTACTGTTGGATAATCGCCacagtaaacaaaaaaagatacacAAATGtctaattataaatttaatataatttcgtataattaatataatttataatttaatatgatttaaatataatttaaatgatttaaaataatataatcgtaaaatttaatataattaatatatttaatataatataattcaatttcaatttaatagaattaataaatttaatataaaatataaatatattttataatttaatataataaaatataaatttaatataatttaacaatataatataatctcggtgtttaattataaaaattgctCATTTATGTATGTGCAATATTAGGTACCGCTAGAAGGAGAACCAGAGCTTTGTTTGATTGTAGCTTTGTCTGTATAATTGTTGTCATTGCCtaactttgatttttatttaattcttttgctGGCACGGATaccaaataagaaaatttatgaCAGAAAAAAACTACTTAGAGAAAAAATAGTACTGTAATGCTCGGTTGGATATTTGCAGCACAAGCGAGTCTGCAGCACCCATTGGTATTAAAACAGTACaagatacttaaaatatttGCTGGAAATGTGGTTGAGCAGAACTTGTTTCAATTAcagaaaaagtattaaaatcttACATGTACTTGCAGCACAGGTAATTCCGAAGCACTTGgttgaattaaaaaatgtataaatccttttaatactgGCAGGACAAGTAGTTTAGCAGTTCTCAGTCATACTAcaagaatattaattttttaaaatactcaCAGCACAGATAGCCAATCAATGCTCAGTTGAATTAAATAGAATATAGTTTGCAAAATATTTGCTACAAAAGCAAATCAGCAGCACTCTTCtggattataaaaatataaaattctttgaATGCTTGCAGCACAAGTAGTTCAGCAGTAGCCAACTGaattaaaagatataaaatcCTTAAATTACTTGCAGCCCAAGTAGTTCAGCAGTAgccaattgaattaaaaaatataaaatccttAAATTACTTGCAGCACAAGTAGTTCAGCAGTAGCcaattgaattaaaaagtgTAAAATCCTTAAATTACTTGCAGCACAAGTAGTTCAGCAGTAGCcaattgaattaaaaagtataaaatcctTAAATTACTTGCAGCACAAGTAGTTCAGCAGTAGCCAATTGAATTAAGAAGTATAAAATCCTTAAATTACTTGCAGCGCAAGTAGTTCAGCAGTAGCCAATTGAATTAAGAAGTATAAAATCCTTAAATTACTTGCAGCACAAGTAGTTCAGCAGTAGCCAATTGAATTAAGAAGTATAAAATCCTTAAATTACTTGCAGCGCAAGTAGTTCAGCAGTAGCCAATTGAATTAAGAAGTATAAAATCCTTAAATTACTTGCAGCGCAAGTAGTTCATCAGTAGCCAATTGAATTGAAAAGTATAAAATCCTTAAGTTACTTGCAGCACAAGTTGTTCAGCAGTAGtcaattgaattaaaaagtataaaatcctTAAATTACTTGCAGcactttagtttaaaaaaaaagtgcaaaatcCTTAAAATACTGGTAGTACAAATAGCTTAACCCTTAAAAAACCAAGAATTGACATAAGTGCTTAATGAGAGAGgttaaagagtgaagctttcaTTAGACTACGGTGGAGCAGAAGCTTGCGCAGTGGTGTCGAAACCTTTCAAAATCGATTATTACAAAGTCCCTTGGGTAAATTTAACACAACTTAATAACAGGGATAAACACATACTATAATTACAATCTAAAAtcatttaatgaaaaaagaatcaTTAAAAGACTtgacaaaatcaaataaaaaacttattttaaaacaaatcaaaaaattaataaaaaatgaaaaatataacctTTATTTTCAGGGAAGTTGGAGGAAAGTTTTACAACTTTGATTCCAAGTTAAAAGGGCCGATTGAAATTGGAGATGAAAGCCATCTTAAATCATTCCTTGTTGAGAAGCTCAAGACCAATGAGGTGGAGATGTTTATTGTTGTTGAAGAGGATACACATAAATCAGGATCTTGGAAGAATAGTTGACCCTTTTTTGACCGATCCCACCACCCCTCCTGCTCTGTCTTTACATTGTTGTTTTATTGTAGTGTTGACATTTTTAAGGGACATTGAAAAATTGTAGCTATGGGATTTAAAACGCGGCCAGCAGAACATGAGCAAATTCCAGACGATTGAGATGTTGGCTAATGAGGCTCCAACTAAATCACAACATAATTTTCAAGTGTCCGTATCCCCGATGCAATTGCATAATTATATACAACGAATAGATTAAGCCGATATTCCTTCAGATTACTTTTACAATCATAGTCAATTTGGTTTAAGGTCGTCACAAGACAGTATATCTTGTTTTGTGTCAGGATTGGGGATTTGATTTCAAACTTccaggttttattttttgaagggAAAGAGGAGGTAATCGGAATTATAATTTTAGGGTNNNNNNNNNNNNNNNNNNNNNNNNNNNNNNNNNNNNNNNNNNNNNNNNNNNNNNNNNNNNNNNNNNNNNNNNNNNNNNNNNNNNNNNNNNNNNNNNNNNNCAGTTTATCAAGAAGGATCTTATGAGTAAGACTATCAAAAGCTTTCCGCACATCAAGGAAAATAGCGGCTGGTATTTTTCCAGAATCTAAAGCGGTATGAAGAAAACTGATGAGTGTAGTGCACGCTTGCTCCGTAGTATGTTTCGATCGAAATCCGAACTGATGATTGTGCAAAAACTCCTTAGATTGTAAAAAACTTGTGAGCCTTTTTTTCATcggcttttcaaatatttttgaaaacactgaaagaagGGAAATTGGTCGGTAATTTGACGGGTCACTTCTGTTCCCATCCTTAAATAGAGCTATCACTCTCGCCGTTTTTAAGGGCCTAGGaaactttcctttttcaaaCGACATATTAATAAGCTTTGTTAAAGGGCCCAGAATTGAAGGGAATATAGTTTGCACAGCTTTAGTTGATACGTAGTCTGGGCCAGATGATGATGCACCTTTTAAACCTTGAATGTGTCTTGCCACCTCTGATTCCAATACAAGCTCTATAACAATAGATTTAAGGCAAGGGGGTCCCGTGAACTTGAGATGTTTATCCTGTGTGAGGGAAATCGCGCTTCCACCAAGTCCCTTGACAGTCTTTTCGCCAACTGAAGCAAAATATGATGCAAGGGAGTTCTTAATCTCACAAGGGCCCTCGATCAATACCCCGTCAACATCAAGCTTCGTTGGAATGTCAGGACTATGAGATGATGGTCTAATGACAGAATTGATGACTTTCCAAGTTTTTCTCATGTCCCTTTTGCACTCCAGAAACTTTGACGCATAATACGAGCTTTTCGCTCTGCGAATCAATGATTTGAATAAATTCTTGTAAGTTTTGAATTCTTGTAGGTGACGAGCTGTAGGAGAACTTTTGTATCTTTTCAATAAGTACAGTTCGCGGCTGGAGCTTGTCAGAAGTCCTTCTGTCATCCAGGGGTTAAAAGGTTGATTTTTCCTTCGAGGCTGATTAGAAGGTCTTCTGGTGCAGCATTCTATAAAACAATCTTTTACTTTAGagtaaaatttgtcaaaattagaaTCCAAGTCATCTTTTTCATCTATAAATTCCCATGAACATTCTTGCAGTTAAGTCTTTAAAGCTTCAAGGTTCTTTTCCGTAACGAAGTAAGGCGATGTTGACGGGCTAAACCGTGGAGCCTGCATATTCGGCACCAAAAGATCTGATAAAACTGGGAAATGGTCAGATATATCATTCTGAAATGTCAGTGAcgaaaatatattatcaatcaGAGTTGCTGATTTCTCAGTAACCCTTGTGGGTATAGTGACTGATGGTAGTAGTCCAGATGCAAGCATATCGGATAAGAAGTCTGCAGGAAAGGAACCCTCGTAGTCTAGGAGATTGACATTGAAATCACCCATGACAACCGTTTTGTATGGCTGGTTCTGTATAGCTTCAAGGATTTCTCGAAGGATCTGCAGAAAAGTCACCAAAGAGCCACTAGGGGAACGATATACCTATCCAATGATCAAAGTACCAGATTTACCAGgattaatttcaacaaaaagtgaTTCTAAAACTCCTTCAATGTTCTTAGAAAGATCGTGTCGGACCGTGTATGGAGTCGTTTCGGAGATATACAGTGCCAATCCTCCTTTACTCAACATTTTCCTATGTATTCTTTTTCAGTTGTATCCAGGTAGTTTCAGTAATAAATCCGTTCGCTCTGTAACAAACGTTTCGCAAATACCTAAAACGTCGGGACGTGAAGAATATTCGCATATAGCTGATCCAGAGATGAAGAAAGGCCTTGGGTGTTAAGGTGTATAGTCCGTAGACAATCAGATCGTTTTGAAACCTTACACAGAGTTGAACTATACCTACAATTAACTAAATTACTAATCCCAATATCACATTTATTCGGTAGACTACCATCTGAACTATTTAATAATTCCAATAAATCTAGGGGGCTTTTCTCAAGAACTTTAAGGTTAGAAATCATCCCGGCGGAATCCCTGTGGCCAGACTGAGAACAATTAATTAACATAACTTACCAAAAATTGCGTGGGCATGGTGTGGAACTGGACTTGCACTCCGAGGGCACGAAGCAGGCGAAAATGAAACCAATATCCCGACTGGCACTCGTggttcactgaaaaaaaaaatacgccaTAAACTTgaactgaatttttttgaactaaaaCTAACACACAAAACAGGGAGAACGTGTGAAATAGGAAATAGGTACAGAACACTGTactatagaaaaaacaaaagaaaaaaaaagaaacaagatgaaagagaaaacaaaaaacgtaTAGAAAAATTCAGCATTCTTAGTCATTTTCAATGAGAcagcgagaaaaaaaaacaatcgtatggcaatgaaagaaaaaaaaatgaggtggaACACGATAATCCACTTCAAGTATTGTTAATAAGGACACTCTCATCATCATCACTAATGAATATTTCCTGTTCGTTGTTCCTGTGTTCTAGTCGAAGCGAAGCACCAGCCTGCTCTGGAGGTAGATCAGTACAGATTCGGAGACCAGaaccttttaagttttttactagTTTCATGATCGAAAGAATATCATGATCAGAACTGCATGTGAAGAGAACAGGCGGGGCTGAAGTTCTGTTGGAACGATCAGagacacttttttcttttagtctaAAAAGCCTGGAAATCTTTATTTCCTCCTTTATTCACATAGATTGtactttttgataaactgaatgcacttagtgtcttttgatttaggttaaaatacccctcaacattcctcAGAGTTACGCCTGAATATCCTGAGCCTTTTTTGGGCACGCCCAGAATCAAACATTCCATCGTTTCCTAGTAATAAGCCTGcttgtaaacaatgggtaaattgcaTAAATTGTACAATCCTTGCCCTATGGATGTGGGGGACATGACATCCCCTGAAGCATAGTTATGAGACCATTtgactattttggacaaaacggttttttttaaatttcgatgAGTGTTCAGGCGAGGGGCATTTAACAAGGGTAAGGGGGGCTGACTGTGTTGTGTTGTGTTACAAACCTTTgcgttaacaatgggcaacttgcataatttacaacccttgcgccAGGGGTAGAGGGGGTTTACGTCATCCTCGGAGGCATGGCTATTTGACCTTTAggatatatcaaaattttgttggaTGTCTtcatgggggggggctaaaaaagGAGGCTAAAAGGCCATGGGAGGAGGATGATTATCTTCCGACTACTTTTCActatccccctcaacatgctcTGAGAggttcatcttaataccctcagctgttcttaagatattgctaaTGCGCCTTTTTGATAAACTAGATGCAcgttgtgtttttatttagtttaacatacccccccccctgaagcaTTTCCTGAAGTTTTACCTTGATACCTTTAGCATTTTCGGACATACCCAGAACCAAACGATCCCCATTTTCTTAGGGATAAATCCTGAATGTAAACAATTGGCACTTTACACAACTTACGAAATTTAGGCTGGGGGATGCATGGCATCCCAAAGTTTTATGAAACGAGCTAACTTACGAGGCTGGGGTGGGGTCCCAAAAGCATAGCTATTAGAACTTTTGAGTATTTCGAAGAAAcagtgtttttttaagttttaatcaacgttgaggggaggggtatttaaaaagggcaagggGCAGCTGAAAGTCCTCCGATGAATCTTCAACAtacccttaaagtttcaacttaatgctttCAGCTGACCCTTAAATATTGCTAATAATATTGCAGTAAAACTCCTGCTGATGATGTAAAACTTCGAATATTGCAGTAAAACTCCtgttgatgatgaacactgtatatgtgctcgaaatatccagttaaataatttttatatatattcactgtcaattaaaaggtttcatccctattttgaactgttttactttcgcctagtaaaaaaaaaacaaccttattctttttaataacGGGCAACTTGCAGAACTTGCAACACTAACCCCGGGATCTCTGGGCGGTTATGTCAACCCCAGAGGCAAATTTACTTTatcttttgactatttgaaCGAAAAggctataacttccaattttcaatcaaatgaacccccaTCCGACGTTAATATGATCTCCCCTTCTATATGAAGcggctctgaaaaaaaaaatacatagagtCTCTCAAAAATAAGAATACATTGAACAGACAGCGCTCTTCACTATAAACAATGCTAGACTGTTGTCTCTTTTCATTGACTTGCTTTATGCTCATgtccattattttatttttttttttttcacctggaacAGGAATCTGGCTTTATCAGCTTGTGAGTGTATgaacaaggaatttttttgCTCCCTgtccaaattttgattgcacTCCCCTCTAGAAGAATTGTGATTCAACAATGCTCTTTCTTCGCCTCACCCCTATTCGTATgataaatatcaattttaactTGCAGATGTAGCCATCGACGATTTTTATGCTTtgaagatttcttttttctggaATATCCagatttttatgtaatttcaggATCTTCATTGccttaattttagatttttcccCTTGTGAATTGTATTCTATTTTAGTGACTGACAAGGCATTTTAGTGACTTGACCAGGCAATTTTTGTCTCTGTAACCCCCATTACTGAACGATTGGAAATTGACTTGCAGTTCCGACAATAAACCAAAGATGGTTCTCAAAGGAACGAAACTTGAAGTTGATAGTcgtttttccaagaatttcgaaATTATATTGAAGCTTACTGAAGGAAAGTGTTGGCTACAATGTTTTTATATCCTATTAATGAGAAATAGCTGAcagaattaaataatttaagctaaaaaatggttgaaaaagaatttcactggaagttcatgaaaattttctgggATGACAGTTTGGAAATAATGTTCATTTTTCAGAAATCctgtaaaataattttgatcacCCTCCTTGAATTTTGCCTATAGATGTGCTAATGTTTTCATTATTGTGTGCCAGCACActtttgtctgtgtgtggggGAGGGATACACTTCATATTATAGTCATCTACATTTTCTTGTGGCGCCTACATAATAAATGAAATAGAGTGAATATATCAATTCTAGATCTATACTTGGCCTTGGAAACTATGATGTGAATGTGATGATGAAAGCAGTGCAGGTGATGGGGCATGAAGCAGTTTGGTTTGATAAAAGATTACACCCAAGCGTCCTTGTGTTGAAACATGTAGTTGGTATCATTTTGAACATGACTACATCAAGCTATATTCCTCCATTCCACAGGAAGCATTGGATAGCTATAAGGTattatttatgataattttattCGTTGCAAGAGATGGAATATTTTCAATGTCAAAACTGCTACGGTTGGATAATCGCCACAgtaaacaaaaaagatacacAAATGtctaattataaatttaatataatttataatttaatatgatttaaatataatttaaatgatttaaaataatataatcgtaaaatttaatagaattaatatatttaatataatataattccatttcaatttaataaaattaatataatttaacaatataatataatctcggtgtttaattataaaaattgctCATTTATGTATGTGCAACATTAGGTACCGCTAGAAGGAGAACCAGAGCTTTGTTTGATTGTAGCTTTGTCTGTATAATTGTTGCCATTGCCcaactttgatttttatttaattcttttgctGGCACGGATaccaaataagaaaatttatgaCAGAAAAAAACCTACTTAGAGCAAAAATAGTACTGTAATGCTCGGTTGGATATTTGCAGCACAAGCAAGTCTGCAGCACCCATTGGTATTAAAACAGTACaagatacttaaaatatttGCAGGAAATGTGGTTGAGCAGAACTTGTTTCAATtacagaaaaattattaaaatattacatGTACTTGCAGCACAGGTAATTCCGAAGCACTTGgttgaattaaaaaatgtataaatccTCTTAATACTGGCAGGACAAGTAGTTTAGCAGTTCTCAGTCATACAAcaagaatattaatttttaaaaatactcaCAGCACATAAAGCCAATCAATGCTCAGTTGAATTAAATAGAATATAGTTTGCAAAATATTTGCTACAAAAGCAAATCAGCAGCACTCTtctggattaaaaaataaaaaattctttgaatGCTTGCAGCACAAGTAGTTCAGCAGTAgccaattgatttaaaaagtataaaatcctTAAATTACTTGCAGCACAAGTAGTTCAGCAGTAgccaattgatttaaaaagtataaaatcctTAAATTACTTGCAGCACAAGTATTTCAGCAGTAGCcaattgaattaaaaagtataaaatcctTAAATTACTTGCAGCACAAGTAGTTCAGCAGTAGCCAATTGaattaaaaagcataaaatccTTAAATTACTTGCAGCACAAGTAGTTCAGCAGTAgccaattgatttaaaaagtataaaatcctTAAATTACTTGCAGCACAAGTAGTTCAGCAGTAGCcaattgaattaaaaagtataaaatcctTAAATTACTTGCAGCACAAGTAGTTCAGCAGTAGCcaattgaattaaaaagtataaaatcctTAAATTACTTGCAGCACAAGTAGTTCAGCAGTAgccaattgatttaaaaagtataaaatcctTAAATTACTTGCAGCACAAGTAGTTCAGCAGTAGCcaattgaattaaaaagtataaaatcctTAAATTACTTGCAGCACAAGTAGTTCAGCAGTAGCcaattgaattaaaaagtataaaatccCTAAATTACTTGCAGCACAAGTAGTTAAGCAGTAGCcaattgaattaaaaagtataaaatcctTAAATTACTTGCAGCACAAGTAGTTCAGCAGTAGCcaattgaattaaaaagtataaaatcctTAAATTACTTGCAGCACAAGTAGTTAAGCAGTAGCcaattgaattaaaaagtataaaatcctTAAATTACTTGCAGCACAAGTAGTTCAGCAGTAGCcaattgaattaaaaagtataaaatcctTAAATTACTTGCAGCACAAGTAGTTCAGCAGTAGCcaattgaattaaaaagtataaaatcctTGAATTACTTGCAGCACAAGTAGTTCAGCAGTAGCcaattgaattaaaaagtataaaatcctTAAATTACTTGCAGCACAAGTAGTTCAGCAGTAGCcaattgaattaaaaagtataaaatcctTAAATTACTTGCAACACAAGTAGTTCAGCAGTAGCcaattgaattaaaaagtataaaatcctTAAATTACTTGCAACACAAGTAGTTCAGCAATAGCcaattgaattaaaaagtataaaatcctTAAATTACTTGCAACACAAGTAGTTCAGCAGTAGCcaattgaattaaaaagtataaaatcctTAAATTACTTGCAGCACAAGTAGTTCAGCAGTAGCcaattgaattaaaaagtataaaatcctTAAATTACTTGCAGCACAAGTAGTTCAGCAGTAGCcaattgaattaaaaagtataaaatcctTAAATTACTTGCAACACAAGTAGTTCAGCAGTAGCcaattgaattaaaaagtataaaatcctTAAATTACTTGCAGCACAA
Above is a genomic segment from Artemia franciscana chromosome 15, ASM3288406v1, whole genome shotgun sequence containing:
- the LOC136036445 gene encoding josephin-2-like; protein product: MYHEKQSKQLCLLHSLNNLYQKEVFQQKVLDGICSVLSPDTFFSPHRSILGLGNYDVNVMMKAVQVMGHEAVWFDKRLHPSVLVLKHVVGIILNMTTSSYIPPFHRKHWIAIREVGGKFYNFDSKLKGPIEIGDESHLKSFLVEKLKTNEVEMFIVVEEDTHKSGSWKNS
- the LOC136036584 gene encoding josephin-1-like, encoding MTTVLYGWFCIASRISRRICRKVTKEPLGERYTYPMIKSEYINSRSILGLGNYDVNVMMKAVQVMGHEAVWFDKRLHPSVLVLKHVVGIILNMTTSSYIPPFHRKHWIAIREVGGKFYNFDSKLKVPIEIGDESHLKSFLVEKLKTNEVEMFIVVEEDTHKSGSWKNS